One Glycine max cultivar Williams 82 chromosome 3, Glycine_max_v4.0, whole genome shotgun sequence DNA window includes the following coding sequences:
- the LOC100778287 gene encoding cullin-1 isoform X2 — MERKIIDFDQGWDYMQKGITKLKKILEGAPETPFSSEEYMMLYTTIYNMCTQKPPNDFSQQLYDKYKDAFDEYIKITVLPSLREKHDEFMLRELVQRWLNHKVMVRWLSRFFHYLDRYFISRRSLPGLGAVGLTCFRESVYMEVRVNARKAVIALIDKEREGEQIDRSLLKNVLDIFVEIGMGEMGQYEQDFEVHMLEDTADYYKSKAANWIEIDSCPDYMLKAEDCLRRERDRVSHYLHCSTEQKLVEKVQLELLVTHANQLLEKENSGCHALLRDDKVEDLSRMYRLYHKIPKGLDPVANVFKQHITVEGTSLVQQAEEATSNQTTNGSGFQEQVLVRKFLELHDKYMVYVNDCFMNHTLFHKALKEAFEIFCNKTVAGSSSAELLSTFCDNILKKGGSEKLSDEAIEDTLEKVVKLLAYISDKDLFAEFYRKKLARRLLFDRSANDDHEKCILTKLKQQCGGQFTSKMEGMVVDLTLARDNQLKFEEYLRDNSHVNPGIDLTVTVLTTGFWPSYKSFDLNLPSEMIRCLEVFKGFYETRTKHRKLTWIYSLGTCHVTGKFETKNIELIVPTYPAAALLLFNNADRLSYSEIMTQLNLGHEDVARLLHSLSSAKYKILIKEPNNKVISQSDIFEFNYKFTDKMRRIKIPLPPADERKKVIEDVDKDRRYAIDAAIVRIMKSRKILGHQQLVLECVEQLGRMFKPDIKAIKKRIEDLITRDYLERDKDNPNTFRYLA, encoded by the exons ATGGAGCGAAAGATCATTGATTTTGACCAAGGTTGGGACTATATGCAGAAGGGGATTACCAAGCTGAagaaaattcttgaaggagcacCAGAAACTCCTTTCAGTTCTGAGGAATACATGATGCTATACAC AACCATATATAATATGTGTACTCAGAAGCCTCCGAATGACTTTTCACAACAGCTTTATGACAAGTACAAGGATGCTTTCGATGAATACATCAAAATCACC GTTTTGCCATCTCTAAGAGAGAAGCATGATGAATTCATGCTGAGGGAGCTTGTCCAAAGATGGCTAAATCATAAAGTCATGGTCCGGTGGCTTTCGCGCTTCTTCCATTATCTTGATCGCTACTTCATTTCTCGACGCTCCCTGCCTGGACTCGGTGCAGTTGGCCTCACTTGCTTCCGTGAATCG GTTTATATGGAGGTACGAGTCAATGCTAGGAAAGCTGTGATTGCACTT ATTGATAAAGAACGTGAGGGTGAACAAATTGATAGAtcgttgttgaaaaatgttCTTGATATATTTGTTGAGATTGGTATGGGTGAAATGGGTCAATATGAACAGGATTTTGAGGTACATATGCTTGAGGATACTGCCGATTATTACAAAAGTAAGGCTGCAAACTGGATTGAGATTGACTCCTGCCCAGATTATATGCTTAAG GCTGAGGATTGCTTGAGAAGGGAGAGAGATAGAGTGTCTCATTACTTACACTGTAGCACTGAGCAGAAATTGGTAGAG aaaGTGCAACTAGAGCTGCTGGTGACTCATGCAAATCAATTACTCGAGAAAGAGAACTCTGGCTGTCATGCCTTACTTAGAGATGATAAG gtGGAAGATCTGTCTAGGATGTATAGACTTTACCATAAAATACCTAAAGGCTTGGATCCTGTTGCCAATGTATTCAAGCAG CATATTACGGTTGAGGGTACATCATTGGTTCAACAAGCTGAAGAAGCTACTAGCAATCAG ACTACAAATGGTTCTGGCTTTCAGGAACAA GTCCTTGTCCGTAAATTTTTAGAGCTCCATGACAAATATATGGTGTATGTTAATGATTGCTTTATGAATCATACACTGTTCCACAAG GCATTAAAGGAAGCATTTGAGATATTCTGCAATAAAACTGTTGCTGGTAGTTCCAGTGCTGAACTTTTATCTACATTCTGTGACAATATCCTTAAGAAAGGTGGAAGTGAGAAGCTAAGTGATGAAGCAATTGAAGATACCCTTGAGAAG GTAGTCAAGTTGCTTGCATATATCAGTGATAAGGATCTCTTTGCAGAATTTTACAG GAAAAAGCTTGCCCGAAGGTTACTTTTTGACAGGAGTGCAAATGATGACCATGAAAAGTGTATTTTGACAAAGTTAAAGCAGCAGTGTGGTGGCCAGTTCACATCAAAGATGGAAGGGATG GTGGTAGACTTGACATTGGCTAGGGATAATcagctgaaatttgaggagtaTCTTCGTGATAACTCACATGTAAATCCTGGAATTGACCTGACAGTAACTGTGCTTACCACAGGATTTTGGCCTAGTTATAAGTCTTTTGATCTCAACCTTCCTTCAGAGATG ATCAGGTGCTTGGAAGTTTTTAAGGGCTTCTATGAAACGAGGACAAAACACAGAAAACTTACTTGGATATACTCTCTGGGAACATGCCACGTCACTGGCAAgtttgaaacaaaaaacattgAACTAATTGTGCCAACCTATCCA GCTGCTGCCCTACTGCTATTCAACAATGCTGATAGGTTGAGCTATTCAGAGATTATGACTCAGCTGAACTTGGGCCATGAAGATGTTGCTAGATTGCTCCATTCACTGTCATCTGCAAAATATAAGATACTTATCAAGGAGCCAAACAATAAAGTTATATCTCAAAGTGACATCTTTGAGTTCAACTACAAATTTACGGATAAAATGAGAAGGATCAAG ATCCCTCTACCACCAGCTGATGAAAGGAAAAAGGTAATTGAAGATGTTGACAAAGATCGGCGATATGCCATTGATGCAGCAATTGTGCGCATTATGAAGAGTAGGAAAATTTTGGGTCATCAACAATTAGTTTTGGAGTGTGTTGAGCAGTTGGGCCGCATGTTCAAG CCTGACATCAAAGCAATCAAGAAGAGGATTGAAGATCTCATCACTCGGGACTACCTTGAAAGGGACAAAGATAACCCAAACACCTTCAGGTATTTGGCATAA
- the LOC100778287 gene encoding cullin-1 isoform X1, which yields MCAMERKIIDFDQGWDYMQKGITKLKKILEGAPETPFSSEEYMMLYTTIYNMCTQKPPNDFSQQLYDKYKDAFDEYIKITVLPSLREKHDEFMLRELVQRWLNHKVMVRWLSRFFHYLDRYFISRRSLPGLGAVGLTCFRESVYMEVRVNARKAVIALIDKEREGEQIDRSLLKNVLDIFVEIGMGEMGQYEQDFEVHMLEDTADYYKSKAANWIEIDSCPDYMLKAEDCLRRERDRVSHYLHCSTEQKLVEKVQLELLVTHANQLLEKENSGCHALLRDDKVEDLSRMYRLYHKIPKGLDPVANVFKQHITVEGTSLVQQAEEATSNQTTNGSGFQEQVLVRKFLELHDKYMVYVNDCFMNHTLFHKALKEAFEIFCNKTVAGSSSAELLSTFCDNILKKGGSEKLSDEAIEDTLEKVVKLLAYISDKDLFAEFYRKKLARRLLFDRSANDDHEKCILTKLKQQCGGQFTSKMEGMVVDLTLARDNQLKFEEYLRDNSHVNPGIDLTVTVLTTGFWPSYKSFDLNLPSEMIRCLEVFKGFYETRTKHRKLTWIYSLGTCHVTGKFETKNIELIVPTYPAAALLLFNNADRLSYSEIMTQLNLGHEDVARLLHSLSSAKYKILIKEPNNKVISQSDIFEFNYKFTDKMRRIKIPLPPADERKKVIEDVDKDRRYAIDAAIVRIMKSRKILGHQQLVLECVEQLGRMFKPDIKAIKKRIEDLITRDYLERDKDNPNTFRYLA from the exons ATGT GCGCAATGGAGCGAAAGATCATTGATTTTGACCAAGGTTGGGACTATATGCAGAAGGGGATTACCAAGCTGAagaaaattcttgaaggagcacCAGAAACTCCTTTCAGTTCTGAGGAATACATGATGCTATACAC AACCATATATAATATGTGTACTCAGAAGCCTCCGAATGACTTTTCACAACAGCTTTATGACAAGTACAAGGATGCTTTCGATGAATACATCAAAATCACC GTTTTGCCATCTCTAAGAGAGAAGCATGATGAATTCATGCTGAGGGAGCTTGTCCAAAGATGGCTAAATCATAAAGTCATGGTCCGGTGGCTTTCGCGCTTCTTCCATTATCTTGATCGCTACTTCATTTCTCGACGCTCCCTGCCTGGACTCGGTGCAGTTGGCCTCACTTGCTTCCGTGAATCG GTTTATATGGAGGTACGAGTCAATGCTAGGAAAGCTGTGATTGCACTT ATTGATAAAGAACGTGAGGGTGAACAAATTGATAGAtcgttgttgaaaaatgttCTTGATATATTTGTTGAGATTGGTATGGGTGAAATGGGTCAATATGAACAGGATTTTGAGGTACATATGCTTGAGGATACTGCCGATTATTACAAAAGTAAGGCTGCAAACTGGATTGAGATTGACTCCTGCCCAGATTATATGCTTAAG GCTGAGGATTGCTTGAGAAGGGAGAGAGATAGAGTGTCTCATTACTTACACTGTAGCACTGAGCAGAAATTGGTAGAG aaaGTGCAACTAGAGCTGCTGGTGACTCATGCAAATCAATTACTCGAGAAAGAGAACTCTGGCTGTCATGCCTTACTTAGAGATGATAAG gtGGAAGATCTGTCTAGGATGTATAGACTTTACCATAAAATACCTAAAGGCTTGGATCCTGTTGCCAATGTATTCAAGCAG CATATTACGGTTGAGGGTACATCATTGGTTCAACAAGCTGAAGAAGCTACTAGCAATCAG ACTACAAATGGTTCTGGCTTTCAGGAACAA GTCCTTGTCCGTAAATTTTTAGAGCTCCATGACAAATATATGGTGTATGTTAATGATTGCTTTATGAATCATACACTGTTCCACAAG GCATTAAAGGAAGCATTTGAGATATTCTGCAATAAAACTGTTGCTGGTAGTTCCAGTGCTGAACTTTTATCTACATTCTGTGACAATATCCTTAAGAAAGGTGGAAGTGAGAAGCTAAGTGATGAAGCAATTGAAGATACCCTTGAGAAG GTAGTCAAGTTGCTTGCATATATCAGTGATAAGGATCTCTTTGCAGAATTTTACAG GAAAAAGCTTGCCCGAAGGTTACTTTTTGACAGGAGTGCAAATGATGACCATGAAAAGTGTATTTTGACAAAGTTAAAGCAGCAGTGTGGTGGCCAGTTCACATCAAAGATGGAAGGGATG GTGGTAGACTTGACATTGGCTAGGGATAATcagctgaaatttgaggagtaTCTTCGTGATAACTCACATGTAAATCCTGGAATTGACCTGACAGTAACTGTGCTTACCACAGGATTTTGGCCTAGTTATAAGTCTTTTGATCTCAACCTTCCTTCAGAGATG ATCAGGTGCTTGGAAGTTTTTAAGGGCTTCTATGAAACGAGGACAAAACACAGAAAACTTACTTGGATATACTCTCTGGGAACATGCCACGTCACTGGCAAgtttgaaacaaaaaacattgAACTAATTGTGCCAACCTATCCA GCTGCTGCCCTACTGCTATTCAACAATGCTGATAGGTTGAGCTATTCAGAGATTATGACTCAGCTGAACTTGGGCCATGAAGATGTTGCTAGATTGCTCCATTCACTGTCATCTGCAAAATATAAGATACTTATCAAGGAGCCAAACAATAAAGTTATATCTCAAAGTGACATCTTTGAGTTCAACTACAAATTTACGGATAAAATGAGAAGGATCAAG ATCCCTCTACCACCAGCTGATGAAAGGAAAAAGGTAATTGAAGATGTTGACAAAGATCGGCGATATGCCATTGATGCAGCAATTGTGCGCATTATGAAGAGTAGGAAAATTTTGGGTCATCAACAATTAGTTTTGGAGTGTGTTGAGCAGTTGGGCCGCATGTTCAAG CCTGACATCAAAGCAATCAAGAAGAGGATTGAAGATCTCATCACTCGGGACTACCTTGAAAGGGACAAAGATAACCCAAACACCTTCAGGTATTTGGCATAA